From the genome of Anabrus simplex isolate iqAnaSimp1 chromosome X, ASM4041472v1, whole genome shotgun sequence, one region includes:
- the LOC136886775 gene encoding uncharacterized protein codes for MSCSVGSSSTVSQPVVKKELIGIQEVYFFDEELPKNGSSSVGIGQDKDTLESGEQTRSMFPIIEPDTEIDMINEVIEAEDGAADVPAHTEIRDELNGSQEEMGNVAVPIEIKKFTTMVRGRKSQISYRVVDESHFNMIKDQENCKKKIITKDDPRTHTHYVKFLKKEGKTHKIWECGICSKEFRHQYTLMRHLPTHTDERNYKCETCGKGFRQMSTLSQHRAIHSDARPYVCELCKKTFNRVSTLISHRKTHSDDKPHKCEICGKGFHQKGNLRNHKFTHTNERPYKCESCGKGFNQMSNLMCHKLKAHSHGNKRYICTLCNLEFPRKHALKSHEEYKHGFKIRGQREQDLYTSLYPNLPHKHDLKNGLHENFIQNHKIIPNEFSHHDRDQNSTSVGVVIDPITTKAMTVTRQTGQIPFALLKLVKGNPVLVKVMMTSNGKHILLPATADDLRSANIITVFPNSDNSRNGSSLKALQIKVPIVATVIQKLTPDGNYTISVESPDSNHNFNAPPLESLQNGPSMEATSSGELKRSLHSSHFLYRNGSMLDGEEEYKTEADALLEKAVSMIQKEDPVESSSYQQDSATAGLMEFVSNDDDIQFVCTSPDGTYKVLSQEEAADMMQQPGQTIEVVSNEKSLMEENGRNSLINKSQLNQIVESMLSAGFQTADDQEIILNGGEEPSMLGEFGLSASSQAVFSRAEEILP; via the coding sequence ATGAGTTGTAGTGTAGGAAGTAGTTCGACAGTATCGCAGCCAGTAGTAAAAAAAGAACTCATAGGTATTCAAGAAGTATACTTTTTTGACGAAGAGCTTCCGAAGAACGGGTCCTCTAGTGTTGGCATAGGACAGGATAAAGATACATTGGAATCTGGAGAACAAACTAGGAGTATGTTCCCAATCATTGAACCTGACACAGAAATTGATATGATAAATGAAGTAATAGAAGCAGAAGATGGTGCTGCAGATGTCCCTGCTCATACAGAAATTAGGGATGAATTAAATGGTAGTCAAGAAGAAATGGGGAATGTAGCTGTTCCTATAGAGATAAAGAAATTCACCACCATGGTGCGAGGTCGTAAAAGTCAAATTAGCTATAGGGTTGTTGATGAATCACATTTCAATATGATAAAAGATCAAgagaattgtaaaaagaaaataattacaaAAGATGATCCTCGAACACACACTCACTATGTTAAGTTCTTAAAAAAAGAAGGTAAAACCCATAAAATATGGGAATGTGGTATTTGTAGTAAAGAATTCAGACATCAGTACACATTAATGAGGCATCTTCCAACACATACTGATGAGAGAAATTATAAATGTGAAACATGTGGAAAAGGTTTTCGACAAATGAGCACTCTTTCTCAGCATCGAGCTATTCACAGTGATGCAAGACCTTATGTTTGTGAACTTTGCAAAAAAACTTTTAACCGAGTTTCTACTTTGATATCCCATCGGAAAACACATTCTGATGATAAACCTCACAAATGTGAAATATGTGGGAAGGGGTTTCATCAAAAGGGGAATTTGAGAAACCATAAATTTACACACACAAATGAAAGGCCTTATAAGTGTGAGTCATGTGGTAAAGGATTCAATCAGATGTCAAATTTAATGTGTCACAAACTTAAAGCACACTCGCACGGAAATAAGCGGTACATCTGTACTTTATGTAATTTAGAATTCCCACGTAAACATGCATTGAAGTCTCACGAGGAGTACAAACATGGCTTCAAGATTCGAGGACAGAGGGAACAAGACTTATACACTTCACTCTACCCTAACCTGCCACATAAACATGATTTAAAAAATGGTCTACATGAAAATTTTATTCAGAATCACAAAATTATTCCAAATGAATTTAGTCACCATGACAGGGATCAGAATAGTACTTCTGTAGGCGTTGTTATTGATCCCATCACAACAAAGGCAATGACTGTCACTAGACAAACAGGACAAATTCCTTTTGCTTTACTTAAACTTGTGAAAGGCAATCCAGTTCTAGTGAAAGTAATGATGACTTCTAATGGTAAACATATATTATTGCCTGCAACAGCTGATGATTTACGGTCTGCAAATATCATAACTGTGTTCCCAAATTCTGATAATTCTAGAAATGGAAGTTCTCTTAAAGCTTTACAAATTAAGGTTCCAATAGTAGCCACAGTAATTCAGAAATTAACTCCAGATGGTAATTACACAATATCAGTAGAATCACCGGATAGTAACCATAATTTTAATGCTCCACCTCTTGAAAGTCTTCAGAACGGACCGAGCATGGAAGCAACATCATCGGGAGAACTGAAGAGATCGCTTCATAGCAGCCATTTCTTATACAGGAATGGTAGCATGTTGGACGGCGAGGAAGAATACAAGACTGAAGCAGATGCTCTGCTTGAAAAAGCAGTCAGCATGATCCAGAAAGAGGATCCTGTTGAGTCGTCTTCTTACCAGCAGGATTCAGCAACGGCAGGACTAATGGAGTTTGTCTCAAATGACGACGATATCCAGTTTGTGTGTACATCTCCAGACGGGACCTACAAAGTTTTGAGTCAAGAGGAAGCGGCAGATATGATGCAACAGCCTGGACAGACTATTGAAGTCGTCAGCAATGAGAAAAGTCTCATGGAAGAAAACGGTAggaattcattaattaataaaaGTCAGTTAAATCAGATTGTGGAATCTATGTTGTCTGCAGGTTTCCAAACAGCAGATGATCAAGAGATCATTCTGAATGGGGGAGAAGAACCTTCAATGTTGGGGGAATTTGGGTTATCTGCATCTTCCCAAGCCGTGTTCTCACGAGCAGAGGAGATATTACCATGA